One Thiocapsa bogorovii DNA segment encodes these proteins:
- a CDS encoding type II toxin-antitoxin system RelE family toxin — translation MKVELKPQAVKDMCGLQKPDAARIAKKLSELESGLTGDIKRLTDFTPEYRLRVGNDRVLFEVEEATVVVYRVMHRKHVYAKR, via the coding sequence ATGAAGGTCGAACTAAAGCCACAGGCGGTAAAGGATATGTGTGGCCTTCAGAAACCAGACGCTGCTCGTATTGCAAAGAAGCTTAGCGAGCTGGAAAGTGGGCTGACCGGAGACATCAAGCGCCTCACCGACTTCACGCCGGAGTATCGGCTGCGCGTCGGTAACGATCGGGTGCTTTTCGAGGTCGAAGAGGCTACAGTCGTCGTGTACCGCGTGATGCACCGAAAGCATGTTTACGCAAAGAGGTGA
- a CDS encoding DUF6484 domain-containing protein produces the protein MSVRDALAERVFDAQEDEAKEDKVSENLLRPLIESRPPAPLAAKFGAGVLIGELIGLTNDGCTPLVLYPSQPGTAALPARTVIDLQGPHIGKSVVLTFEGGNPSKPIVMGVLREGDGWPLPDQPGQVEVDADGERLLVSAKEQVVIRCGKASITLTKAGKILINGAYVLSRSSGVNRIKGGSVQLN, from the coding sequence ATGAGCGTGAGAGATGCCTTGGCCGAGCGGGTCTTCGATGCCCAAGAAGATGAGGCGAAAGAAGATAAGGTAAGCGAAAATCTGCTGCGACCGCTGATTGAATCACGCCCGCCGGCACCGCTGGCGGCAAAGTTCGGGGCGGGAGTCTTGATTGGCGAGCTGATCGGCTTGACGAACGACGGGTGCACCCCGCTCGTGCTCTACCCAAGCCAGCCGGGCACGGCGGCATTGCCGGCTCGCACCGTGATTGATCTGCAGGGGCCGCACATCGGCAAATCGGTCGTGCTCACGTTTGAAGGCGGAAATCCATCCAAGCCCATCGTGATGGGTGTGCTGCGCGAAGGCGACGGCTGGCCGCTTCCGGATCAACCGGGACAGGTCGAGGTCGACGCGGACGGCGAGCGGTTGCTCGTCAGCGCGAAGGAGCAGGTCGTGATTCGCTGCGGAAAGGCCAGCATTACATTAACCAAGGCAGGCAAGATATTGATTAATGGCGCCTATGTTCTAAGCCGCTCATCGGGCGTGAATCGGATCAAAGGCGGCTCGGTGCAGCTGAACTGA
- a CDS encoding TIR domain-containing protein: MTQIFISHSSLDRDFVVARLKPALEACGLETWCSSTDLKIAANWEQQIRAALARADWFVVVLSPDSQRSEWVQAETHWAVEHLTGRVIPIMARSCRPVDLHLRLGTLQFVDFRADFELAVRDLLALIQAAAHGHSTGCLGLTAADGSEPTTLVAQTRHASLLVRVVRVHGAEYEERLYVHNSATIGRSPQAHLRVDDDCVSRRHARFDAVTFDGRVCLTVMDLDSANGTFLNGEPVQVPRRIAPGDIVAVGSCELHVREIA; the protein is encoded by the coding sequence ATGACTCAAATCTTCATCAGTCATTCAAGCCTAGACCGCGATTTCGTGGTTGCACGGCTTAAGCCGGCGCTGGAAGCCTGTGGCTTAGAAACCTGGTGTTCGTCGACGGATCTCAAGATTGCGGCGAATTGGGAGCAGCAGATTCGTGCGGCGTTGGCACGGGCAGACTGGTTTGTTGTCGTGCTATCGCCCGACTCGCAGCGTTCGGAGTGGGTTCAGGCCGAGACGCATTGGGCCGTGGAGCATCTGACGGGGCGGGTGATTCCAATCATGGCGCGGAGTTGTAGGCCTGTTGATTTGCACTTGCGACTGGGTACATTACAGTTCGTCGATTTTCGAGCTGATTTCGAGCTGGCAGTTCGCGACTTGTTGGCGTTGATCCAGGCGGCTGCGCACGGTCATTCGACGGGATGCCTGGGCTTGACCGCGGCGGATGGATCGGAGCCGACGACCCTCGTTGCGCAGACGCGGCACGCATCGCTCCTGGTCCGAGTTGTCCGCGTTCATGGGGCCGAGTATGAGGAACGCCTGTATGTGCATAACTCGGCGACGATTGGTCGTTCTCCGCAGGCGCATTTGCGCGTTGACGATGATTGTGTGTCCCGACGCCATGCCCGCTTTGACGCGGTGACGTTCGACGGGAGAGTTTGCCTCACGGTGATGGACCTCGACAGCGCAAACGGAACGTTTTTGAACGGCGAACCGGTCCAGGTACCCCGGAGAATTGCGCCGGGAGATATAGTGGCGGTTGGAAGCTGCGAGTTGCATGTCCGGGAGATCGCTTGA
- a CDS encoding M15 family metallopeptidase: MPINQSVYIKKSVGYGGVNQFQDAKVVQAQLNAQLPAVHTRLAVDGRCGPVTIATIRSFQKLVVGLRNPDGRVDPNGKTLIAMNSPGSEAKWRQILAVDRAKWGGDSARWSQEKKLASMNPGFRVKVMAVLGALSKRGFEPKVFYGWRSVEVQLELVKKGRSKVKFSFHNAQKPNGIPNSYAADIIDRRWAWTAAAEQNGFWDALGAEAKERGLVWGGDWTSFKDVAHIQGRRNSELVTVKRESGL; this comes from the coding sequence ATGCCAATTAATCAGAGCGTATACATCAAGAAGTCCGTGGGTTACGGGGGCGTAAATCAATTTCAGGATGCAAAAGTCGTTCAGGCTCAGCTCAATGCTCAGCTACCTGCAGTTCACACGAGACTCGCCGTCGATGGCAGGTGCGGGCCGGTAACCATTGCGACCATTCGTAGCTTCCAGAAGTTGGTTGTTGGCCTGAGGAACCCGGATGGACGGGTGGATCCAAATGGCAAGACCCTGATCGCGATGAACAGTCCGGGGTCGGAGGCAAAATGGCGGCAGATCTTGGCCGTTGATCGAGCAAAGTGGGGGGGCGATAGCGCCCGCTGGAGTCAGGAGAAGAAGCTAGCGAGCATGAACCCCGGATTTCGCGTTAAGGTCATGGCTGTACTCGGTGCATTGAGCAAGCGGGGCTTTGAACCGAAAGTGTTCTATGGGTGGCGATCGGTGGAGGTGCAGCTGGAACTGGTGAAAAAGGGTAGGAGCAAGGTCAAGTTCAGTTTCCACAACGCCCAGAAGCCCAACGGTATACCGAACTCCTATGCGGCGGACATTATCGATCGTCGGTGGGCATGGACCGCAGCGGCCGAACAGAATGGCTTTTGGGATGCGCTTGGGGCAGAGGCCAAAGAACGGGGACTTGTGTGGGGCGGTGACTGGACGTCCTTCAAAGATGTGGCGCATATCCAGGGACGGCGGAACAGCGAGCTTGTGACAGTAAAACGTGAGAGCGGCTTATGA
- a CDS encoding TIGR02270 family protein, which produces MLANSHRPIPAVVQQHAEEAALLRHTRSVLVDAPHVKLHHLARLDERIAAHLDGLAVAGEYGSGLCEGALESPGTGEVFATAVGAIEAKDQGRLEKLYAIAKTIPEARRGLISAFGWVSAQHLEGIVSGLLGSADAFRRLVGIAACTMHGVDSGAGLAKAISDPEPALRARALRAAGESGRRDLLRACVAALKDENDEARIWAAWSAVLLGRDEQGVKALAGIALSPSPFREPALRLLLKVVDQADAKELLRRLASDPADRRLLILGSGFAGDPAYLPWLIQQMDDPKLSRSAGEAFALVTGLDLSFLDLDRTPPEDLESGPSENPEDDDVAMDPDESLPWPDPAKLQQWWVANSVRFRPGARYFMGAPVSREHCTEVLRNGFQRQRAAATEYLCLLNPGSTLFPIRAPAWRQKRWLESV; this is translated from the coding sequence ATGCTAGCCAACTCCCACCGACCCATTCCGGCGGTAGTCCAGCAACACGCCGAGGAAGCGGCATTGCTTCGCCACACCCGTTCGGTTCTGGTCGACGCGCCGCACGTCAAGCTGCATCACCTGGCGCGCCTGGATGAGCGGATCGCCGCACATTTGGACGGACTGGCGGTGGCTGGTGAGTACGGCTCCGGGCTATGCGAAGGGGCTTTGGAGAGCCCCGGGACCGGCGAAGTGTTCGCTACCGCCGTGGGAGCGATCGAGGCCAAGGATCAAGGACGCTTGGAGAAGCTCTACGCGATCGCGAAGACTATCCCGGAGGCGAGACGCGGGCTGATCTCCGCCTTTGGGTGGGTGTCGGCTCAACATCTCGAAGGCATCGTCTCGGGCTTGCTGGGCTCGGCCGACGCCTTTAGGCGACTGGTCGGCATTGCCGCCTGCACGATGCACGGGGTTGACTCAGGCGCGGGGCTTGCCAAGGCGATCTCCGATCCCGAGCCGGCCTTGCGTGCTCGCGCCCTGCGTGCCGCCGGGGAGTCGGGCCGGCGGGATCTGCTACGGGCCTGCGTCGCGGCCCTGAAAGACGAGAATGACGAAGCGCGTATCTGGGCCGCCTGGTCCGCCGTGCTCTTGGGCCGAGACGAGCAGGGCGTAAAAGCGTTGGCAGGCATCGCGCTGTCGCCGAGTCCGTTTCGCGAGCCGGCGCTGAGATTACTGCTGAAGGTCGTGGACCAAGCCGACGCGAAAGAGCTGCTTAGGCGGTTGGCCAGCGACCCCGCTGACCGGCGACTCCTGATCCTCGGTTCCGGATTCGCCGGCGACCCGGCATACCTGCCCTGGCTCATCCAGCAGATGGATGACCCAAAGCTTTCACGCTCGGCGGGCGAGGCATTCGCCCTCGTCACCGGCCTCGATCTCTCCTTCCTCGATCTCGACCGGACCCCTCCGGAAGACCTCGAGTCCGGCCCGAGCGAAAACCCCGAGGACGATGACGTCGCGATGGACCCCGATGAGAGCCTTCCATGGCCGGACCCGGCAAAGCTCCAGCAGTGGTGGGTCGCAAACAGCGTCCGCTTCCGTCCTGGTGCACGTTACTTCATGGGCGCACCCGTCAGCCGCGAGCATTGCACCGAGGTCCTCCGAAACGGTTTCCAGCGGCAGAGAGCCGCGGCGACAGAATACCTCTGCCTGCTCAACCCGGGATCGACGTTGTTCCCCATTCGCGCCCCCGCGTGGCGGCAAAAGCGCTGGCTTGAGTCCGTCTAG
- a CDS encoding type II toxin-antitoxin system Phd/YefM family antitoxin, with the protein MNLHPQFIGKEGSEEYVVLPIEEFRAVAEVLEDYQDLQDLRSAKETEATAAATSLADVVTQLGLGEYQ; encoded by the coding sequence ATGAACTTGCATCCTCAGTTTATAGGGAAAGAGGGTTCTGAAGAATACGTGGTCCTTCCCATCGAGGAGTTTCGCGCAGTGGCGGAAGTTCTCGAAGATTATCAGGATTTACAGGATCTCCGTAGCGCCAAGGAAACTGAGGCTACTGCAGCCGCGACTTCGTTGGCCGATGTCGTAACTCAACTGGGCCTCGGCGAGTATCAGTAG
- the tssH gene encoding type VI secretion system ATPase TssH yields MTEISRSALFGKLNPLAYKAIEGATVFCKMRGNPYIELVHWLHQILQNQDSDLHRIIRQFDLDAARLAKDLTDALDRLPRGSRSIADLSSDVEETVERGWVYGTLMFGETQVRTGHLMVGMLKTRGLRTGLLGISAQFDKISAERLTEDFAEFLADSPEAGMGTSDGFRVGGGAAPGEASGAIAPAQMGKQEALKQFSIDLTERARNGEIDPIVGRDEEIRQIIDILMRRRQNNPILTGEAGVGKTAVVEGFALRIAAGEVPPPLADVTLRTLDVGLLQAGASMKGEFENRLRQVIDEVQTSPKPIILFIDEAHTLIGAGGSAGTGDAANLLKPALARGTLRTVAATTWSEYKKYIEKDPALTRRFQVVQVDEPSEDKAILMARGVASTLEQHHRVQVLDEALESAVRLSHRYIPARQLPDKAVSLLDTACARVAISQSAVPGEVEDCRRRIEALQTELDIIAHETAVGVDTAEREARAREKQAAEQELLTTLEARWDNENQLVKDILALRAELRGQAAPVEGTGITLEQAAGSETDATTSNPEAQEATAVSADEATAAAPALSDEARAETLERLRELQTKLHSLQGESPLILPSVDSQAVASVVADWTGIPVGRMVKNEVQAVLQLAETLNKRVIGQRHALDMIARRIQTSRARLDNPNKPIGVFLLAGPSGVGKTETGLALAEALYGGEQNIITINMSEFQEAHSVSTLKGSPPGYVGYGEGGILTEAVRRKPYSVVLLDEVEKAHPDVHEIFFQVFDKGWMEDAEGRHIDFRNTLILLTTNVGTDLVMGLCQDPDLMPEPEGIATALREPLLKTFPAALLGRLVAIPYYPLNDEMLAAIIRLQLGRVVRRIEDNHRIPLTFSDEVVTLIATRCAEVESGARVVDAILTNSVLPEISRELLIRSMDGRAVAGVKIGVNDDGFQLDFD; encoded by the coding sequence ATGACCGAGATCAGCCGCAGCGCGCTCTTCGGCAAGCTTAACCCGCTCGCGTACAAGGCCATCGAAGGCGCGACCGTTTTCTGCAAAATGCGGGGTAATCCCTATATCGAGCTCGTGCATTGGCTGCATCAGATCCTGCAGAATCAAGACTCGGATCTGCATCGGATCATTCGTCAATTCGATCTTGACGCGGCCCGGCTTGCCAAAGACCTCACCGATGCCCTCGATCGCTTGCCGCGCGGGTCGCGTTCCATCGCCGATCTGTCGTCGGACGTGGAGGAAACCGTCGAGCGCGGCTGGGTCTACGGCACGCTGATGTTCGGCGAGACCCAGGTCCGCACCGGGCACCTGATGGTTGGCATGCTGAAGACACGCGGATTGCGCACCGGTCTGCTCGGGATCTCGGCGCAGTTCGACAAGATCAGCGCCGAGCGTCTCACCGAGGATTTCGCCGAGTTCCTCGCCGACTCACCCGAGGCCGGCATGGGCACCAGCGACGGATTTCGGGTCGGGGGCGGCGCGGCCCCCGGTGAAGCCAGCGGTGCCATTGCCCCGGCGCAGATGGGCAAGCAGGAGGCACTGAAGCAGTTCTCTATCGATCTCACCGAGCGCGCGCGCAACGGTGAGATCGACCCCATCGTCGGCCGCGACGAGGAGATCCGTCAAATCATCGATATCCTGATGCGCCGGCGCCAGAACAACCCGATCCTGACCGGCGAGGCCGGCGTCGGCAAGACAGCCGTCGTCGAGGGATTCGCGCTGCGCATCGCCGCCGGTGAAGTGCCGCCGCCGCTCGCGGACGTCACGCTGCGCACCCTCGACGTGGGCCTGCTCCAGGCCGGCGCGAGCATGAAGGGCGAGTTCGAGAACCGCCTGCGTCAGGTCATCGACGAGGTGCAGACCTCGCCCAAGCCCATCATCCTATTCATCGACGAGGCACACACGCTGATCGGTGCGGGAGGCAGCGCCGGCACTGGCGACGCCGCCAATCTACTCAAGCCCGCCCTGGCTCGCGGGACGCTGCGCACGGTGGCCGCAACCACCTGGAGCGAGTACAAGAAGTACATCGAGAAAGACCCCGCCCTCACCCGTCGCTTTCAGGTGGTCCAGGTGGACGAACCGAGCGAAGACAAGGCCATCTTGATGGCAAGAGGGGTCGCATCGACCTTGGAGCAGCATCACCGGGTGCAAGTGCTCGACGAGGCCCTTGAGTCCGCCGTGCGCCTCTCTCATCGCTATATCCCGGCCCGGCAATTGCCGGACAAGGCGGTCAGTCTGCTGGATACGGCCTGTGCGCGGGTCGCTATCAGCCAAAGCGCCGTCCCGGGTGAGGTCGAGGATTGTCGGCGCCGCATCGAGGCGTTGCAGACCGAACTCGACATCATCGCCCACGAGACCGCCGTCGGTGTCGACACCGCCGAGCGTGAGGCAAGAGCCCGGGAAAAGCAGGCTGCGGAACAGGAACTGCTCACCACGCTCGAAGCCCGTTGGGACAACGAGAATCAGTTGGTCAAAGACATTCTCGCGTTGCGGGCCGAGCTGAGAGGCCAAGCCGCACCGGTGGAAGGCACGGGAATCACGTTGGAGCAAGCCGCAGGATCTGAGACCGACGCCACCACCTCAAACCCAGAAGCTCAGGAGGCGACCGCGGTATCCGCGGATGAGGCAACGGCCGCAGCGCCGGCGCTGTCCGACGAAGCGCGCGCGGAGACATTGGAGCGCTTGCGTGAGCTACAAACCAAGCTGCATAGCCTGCAAGGTGAAAGCCCGTTAATCCTACCCAGCGTCGACAGTCAAGCCGTGGCCTCGGTAGTTGCGGATTGGACCGGCATCCCGGTGGGCCGCATGGTCAAGAACGAGGTGCAGGCGGTCTTGCAACTGGCCGAGACGCTGAACAAGCGGGTCATCGGCCAGCGCCACGCGCTGGATATGATCGCCCGTCGCATCCAGACCTCTCGTGCCCGCCTCGACAACCCCAACAAGCCCATTGGCGTATTCCTGCTCGCCGGCCCGTCCGGCGTCGGCAAGACCGAGACCGGCCTGGCGCTGGCCGAGGCCCTCTACGGCGGCGAGCAGAACATCATCACCATCAACATGAGCGAGTTCCAGGAGGCACACAGCGTCTCCACGCTCAAGGGCTCGCCACCCGGCTACGTCGGCTACGGCGAGGGCGGCATTCTCACCGAGGCGGTGCGGCGCAAGCCCTACAGCGTCGTCCTGCTCGATGAAGTAGAAAAGGCCCACCCGGACGTGCACGAGATCTTCTTCCAGGTATTCGACAAGGGCTGGATGGAAGACGCCGAGGGCCGCCATATCGATTTCCGCAATACGCTGATCCTGCTCACAACCAACGTCGGTACTGATCTGGTCATGGGTCTGTGCCAAGACCCGGACCTGATGCCGGAACCCGAGGGCATCGCCACCGCGCTGCGCGAACCCCTGCTAAAGACCTTCCCGGCGGCACTGCTCGGCCGCTTGGTCGCTATCCCATACTATCCGCTCAACGACGAGATGCTGGCAGCGATCATTCGGCTGCAACTCGGGCGCGTCGTGCGACGCATCGAAGACAATCACCGCATCCCGCTGACCTTCAGCGACGAGGTCGTGACCCTCATCGCCACGCGATGTGCCGAGGTGGAAAGCGGCGCCCGCGTGGTGGATGCGATCCTCACCAACTCCGTGCTACCGGAGATCAGCCGCGAACTACTGATCCGCAGCATGGACGGTCGGGCGGTTGCCGGCGTCAAGATCGGGGTAAACGATGACGGCTTTCAGTTAGATTTCGACTGA
- a CDS encoding PAAR-like domain-containing protein, translating into MANKVFSNGREVACAAGAGKTICAMPDVCFTPPENPATPPGVPVPYPNTGFASDTTDGSKSVRISKKEVMLKNQSFFKKSTGDEAGCASKKGVVSSKNTGKVYFINWSMDVLFEGANAVRHLDMTTNNHASPLANEAIPWPFLDTMTPAQRKACAGDVKKEKAACKDYKPYKKNGKDVCAEAGLSGSYTKDKATSTKRAQSASADPCSAARRCRLVPFNAKPQDGINGCCPAQTGDHIVPKSSFFKTSVSDGEAMPGWEDYRIDDAPCMCLEGGSCTGSHGLRHAHHKASSGISAGTHRSFDKEVKHCAAGAKAVAPQCNQDCIEAQLKAGHKGMGDQRKAVKYSPTGKNFMGNVKALLKKISDMLPKTGVSSSGA; encoded by the coding sequence GTGGCCAACAAGGTGTTTTCAAACGGAAGAGAAGTGGCATGTGCCGCGGGAGCCGGCAAAACGATCTGCGCCATGCCAGACGTATGCTTTACGCCGCCAGAGAACCCTGCCACTCCCCCTGGAGTTCCTGTGCCGTACCCAAATACCGGCTTTGCATCCGACACTACTGATGGAAGTAAGAGTGTAAGGATTTCCAAGAAGGAAGTCATGCTAAAGAACCAGTCTTTCTTCAAGAAATCGACTGGAGATGAAGCAGGGTGCGCCTCAAAGAAAGGAGTAGTTTCAAGCAAGAACACGGGCAAAGTGTATTTCATAAATTGGTCTATGGATGTGCTGTTCGAGGGTGCGAACGCTGTGCGTCACCTGGATATGACAACGAACAATCACGCGAGCCCCCTAGCCAATGAGGCTATCCCATGGCCATTCCTAGACACCATGACACCCGCACAGAGAAAGGCTTGCGCTGGCGATGTAAAAAAGGAGAAGGCGGCATGCAAAGATTACAAGCCGTATAAGAAAAATGGTAAAGACGTTTGCGCAGAAGCAGGCCTCTCCGGTTCTTACACCAAGGATAAGGCGACATCAACCAAGCGCGCTCAGTCTGCTAGCGCTGATCCGTGCTCAGCAGCGAGACGATGCCGCTTGGTACCGTTTAATGCGAAGCCCCAAGATGGAATCAACGGATGTTGTCCAGCGCAGACGGGCGATCACATCGTACCAAAGAGTTCGTTTTTCAAGACATCCGTAAGCGATGGCGAAGCAATGCCCGGATGGGAGGATTACAGAATTGACGATGCACCCTGCATGTGTCTTGAGGGCGGCAGTTGCACGGGGAGCCATGGCCTACGCCACGCGCACCATAAGGCCTCCAGCGGCATATCCGCGGGCACCCACCGGTCTTTCGATAAGGAGGTTAAGCATTGTGCGGCTGGCGCCAAGGCAGTGGCACCCCAGTGTAACCAGGACTGCATCGAAGCGCAGCTGAAGGCAGGCCACAAAGGAATGGGAGACCAGAGAAAAGCGGTTAAATACTCACCGACAGGCAAGAACTTTATGGGCAATGTCAAAGCGCTGCTAAAGAAGATATCGGACATGTTGCCAAAGACAGGTGTGAGCAGTTCGGGTGCTTAG
- the ltrA gene encoding group II intron reverse transcriptase/maturase: protein MTSKLERFTLMARAEPHTRFTSLMGMLFDPEGLRESFERQDGRKAPGVDGVRKDDYAVGLDARLEDLSARIRRLGYRPLPVRRTYIPKGDGRYRPLGVPSFEDRLVQDRLGRILQAIWEPEFRDCSFGFRPGRSAHDALRRVAEVITNGRTQWVVEADIKGFFDHLSHSHLMDFLEHRIGDPNLLRIVRRFLKAGIMEDGAFTASEEGAPQGGLVSPVLSNIYLHYVLDLWFEKRFAGTCTGRAYLIRYADDYVACFEHEGDARAFLTEMTARLAQFDLEVEPSKTALLRFGSDQLGRTRAETPGPRTFSFLGFTHCVGKSRRGRFVVGRKSDGKRVGKKLKLLSERLRGLRARGGRAMVAYLIRHLRGHIQYYGVSGNSRGVSGYLYAATGLLFKWLNRRSQRRSLTWKRFYAVIKPMLPTARIIHDLYPVPWWKTQAGSRMV from the coding sequence GTGACCAGCAAGCTTGAGCGTTTCACACTGATGGCGCGCGCGGAACCGCACACGCGGTTCACGTCCCTGATGGGCATGTTGTTTGACCCGGAGGGGTTGCGCGAAAGCTTCGAGCGCCAGGACGGACGCAAGGCGCCCGGAGTCGACGGGGTTAGGAAGGACGACTATGCAGTGGGTCTGGACGCGCGTCTGGAGGATCTGTCGGCACGGATTCGCCGTCTGGGGTACCGGCCGTTGCCGGTGCGGCGCACCTACATCCCGAAAGGGGACGGCCGTTATCGGCCGTTGGGGGTGCCGAGCTTCGAGGACCGCCTGGTCCAAGATCGCCTCGGCCGCATCCTTCAGGCCATTTGGGAGCCGGAGTTTCGGGACTGCTCGTTCGGGTTTCGGCCGGGTCGCAGCGCGCACGATGCGCTGCGCCGGGTGGCCGAGGTCATCACCAACGGGCGCACGCAGTGGGTGGTGGAGGCGGACATCAAAGGCTTCTTTGATCATCTGTCACACTCCCACCTCATGGACTTCCTGGAGCACCGCATCGGCGATCCCAATCTGTTGCGGATCGTGCGGCGGTTCCTGAAGGCCGGCATCATGGAGGACGGCGCGTTCACGGCCAGTGAAGAGGGCGCCCCACAAGGGGGTCTGGTCTCGCCCGTGCTGAGCAATATCTACCTGCACTACGTCCTCGACCTTTGGTTCGAGAAACGCTTTGCGGGGACCTGCACGGGACGGGCGTACCTGATTCGCTATGCCGACGACTATGTGGCCTGCTTCGAGCACGAAGGCGATGCACGGGCCTTTCTCACCGAGATGACCGCACGGCTGGCGCAGTTCGACCTGGAGGTCGAGCCGAGCAAAACGGCGCTGCTGCGTTTCGGCAGCGACCAGCTGGGTCGGACGCGGGCGGAGACGCCCGGACCGCGTACCTTCAGCTTCCTCGGCTTCACTCACTGTGTCGGGAAGAGCCGGCGGGGGCGCTTTGTTGTCGGGCGTAAGAGCGACGGCAAGCGGGTCGGCAAGAAGCTCAAGCTCCTGAGCGAGCGTCTGCGGGGGTTGCGGGCGCGAGGCGGGCGGGCGATGGTGGCGTACCTGATCCGGCATCTGCGCGGACACATCCAGTATTACGGTGTGAGCGGCAATAGCCGGGGCGTATCGGGTTACCTTTACGCCGCAACGGGCCTGTTGTTCAAATGGCTCAACCGGCGCAGCCAACGTCGCTCGTTGACCTGGAAGCGCTTCTACGCGGTCATCAAGCCCATGCTCCCGACGGCGCGGATCATTCACGACCTCTACCCCGTTCCTTGGTGGAAGACTCAAGCTGGGAGCCGGATGGTGTAA
- a CDS encoding DUF2169 family type VI secretion system accessory protein, with translation MDLINATRMVAGYTMGMEPSGRELLVVVIKGTFVLPRTSAEPLRLADEQLPLVMADTFTGEPGFSAPVYEVDFAPRKKRVDVLLVGSAYAPDGRPATRVQVGLRVNGITKTFAVVGERVWQAASTGVSASAPRPFTVMPIGYDRAFGGVDNRHEDPSQHAAFMRNPVGKGFHRHLKGEWVDGSPLPNAEEVDRPIQRPDDAYLPMAFGPLGRGWDPRYRYAGTYDQNWLDEHFPFLPPDFDEQYYQAAPLDQQIDGPLGGQDVAMTNLTPDGRRSFTVPAFEAPVHVFPKKAEREDLKAKLDTLVLEPDLERLTMTWRVARPLKKNMFEIAQVLVGKKGNQWWQQREEVAFPIPIVAEDQVPPPEGEA, from the coding sequence ATGGACCTGATCAACGCCACACGCATGGTCGCCGGCTACACGATGGGCATGGAGCCCAGCGGCCGGGAGTTGCTGGTGGTCGTGATCAAGGGCACCTTCGTCCTGCCCCGGACCTCGGCTGAGCCGCTCCGGTTGGCGGATGAGCAGTTGCCGCTCGTGATGGCGGACACCTTCACCGGCGAGCCTGGTTTTTCTGCGCCGGTCTATGAGGTCGACTTTGCGCCGCGCAAGAAACGCGTCGATGTGCTGCTGGTCGGGAGCGCCTACGCACCCGATGGTCGTCCGGCAACTCGGGTTCAGGTCGGCTTGCGCGTGAACGGCATCACGAAAACGTTTGCGGTCGTCGGCGAAAGGGTCTGGCAGGCCGCTTCGACCGGGGTGAGCGCGAGCGCACCGCGGCCGTTCACGGTTATGCCCATCGGCTACGACCGCGCGTTCGGCGGTGTCGACAACCGCCACGAAGACCCCAGCCAGCACGCTGCGTTCATGCGCAATCCGGTCGGAAAGGGGTTCCACAGGCACCTCAAGGGCGAATGGGTCGACGGCTCACCCTTGCCCAACGCCGAGGAGGTCGACCGGCCGATCCAGCGGCCCGACGACGCATACCTCCCGATGGCCTTCGGCCCCCTCGGCCGCGGATGGGACCCCCGCTACCGCTATGCGGGCACCTATGACCAGAACTGGCTGGACGAGCACTTCCCCTTCCTTCCGCCCGACTTCGACGAGCAGTACTACCAGGCCGCGCCGCTCGACCAACAGATTGACGGGCCGCTCGGCGGGCAGGACGTGGCGATGACCAACCTGACGCCGGACGGGCGACGCAGCTTCACCGTCCCCGCCTTCGAGGCGCCGGTGCACGTCTTCCCCAAGAAAGCCGAACGCGAAGACCTCAAGGCCAAGCTCGATACCCTGGTGCTGGAGCCGGACCTCGAGCGCCTGACCATGACGTGGCGCGTGGCCCGGCCCCTGAAGAAGAACATGTTCGAGATCGCCCAGGTCCTGGTCGGAAAGAAGGGCAACCAATGGTGGCAACAGCGCGAGGAGGTGGCTTTTCCCATTCCGATCGTCGCTGAAGATCAGGTCCCTCCTCCAGAGGGCGAGGCTTGA